Within the Ciconia boyciana chromosome 19, ASM3463844v1, whole genome shotgun sequence genome, the region TGTTTTCATTGCCCTCTGTCCTGAGGCAGGATGGAGAGTTGTCAGCTGGTTTTCTTTGTGGAACTTGTTTATGAATTTGCGgtggaaaatatttcaaccGTGCTTCAAATAATCAACCCCAAACAATGACTTGTGATATGGTTTCTTCATACAGTCTCCTGCTGTGAGAGATATTTTGAAGgaccaggaaagcagaaaaggcctgATTGCTGCTATATGTGCAGGTGGGTTAACAAGACGTCTTGCTTTGTAAAGCATTTGGATATGTTGAAAGGGCATGCAGTCAGTTTCCTGTCTTAGAGATCTGTATTCCTGTAAGTTAGTAGCAGGGATTTGTACTATACATGCACCCATCagcatttgaattttttgtAAAGTTAATAGCAGAGGAATCTCTAAAATATGTGAACTCTTATCCTGCAAGGTCTGCTTGGTACCCAGTTCTTTCCAATGAGTTGTGTTACTGTCTTTAACCTAAAAAGTGAAAGGTAATGTGGTAggattttttacaaaatatttgcttattctGGTGATCTTTCTGCGAGGACACAGTGTTGGCAGAACAATCATTACTATAAATTTATCTCacatctcctctcctgccctttAGCTTCAGAAGGAAGGCTGTAAATATAGAATTACAGGCTCACCCTCCCTCGTCTGAGTGGTAGCAAAAGATGGAACTACTCTGAGGAGAAGGTTGTTTGCTTACATATTCTGCACAGCTAGGTATCCAGTTCATTCCTTTGTAAGATTTGTATGTAAAAAAGCAGGATGAACAATTGCCAATACTCCCAACTGAACTGAGAGGCTGGCCTAGGTACCTGTAGCTGAGAACAAGGAAAGTGGTGATGAGCGTGTAAAAGACAGTCTAACAGAGTGTGTTTGTGGAGTgtgttttcacttttgttttctggtacgttgctgggggtttttttgctttcattcttcaGTTAGGTGATAGGCATACAGAGTCGTGAACATTCTTGAATTTGGCAGTGGTAGTCTTCTACTTCTCTGTCTGTAGCTCTTGCAGAACAATCGCAAATTCACGGTTGCCCAGTAAAGGCCTTTGCTTGTAATCAGGATGGTTCATTTATTTAGGTATAATGCTTCTTAGAGCTGATTCCAACTGAACACAAAGAAGGTTATTTCCTGGACTATGTCTGAAATGAATCAAATGTACAGAAATGAAACTCACATTAGGCAAATCCTGccttcagtttcttttggaaTTCCCATAAGGATTTTCTGTCAGATGACCTAAGACCTCTTGACACAAACTCCTTCCTCAATTCAGGCCAAGGAGGaagtgtgaaaagaaaagagaaagactgtTAAAACCAAAAACTTAGCAGTTAGCCCATGATCTGTCCAAAATACTGCTGGGTATGCAATTCTAACATGTAAAGGCTTGCTCAAATGAAATTTCATCTGTTAAGTCTCTAAATTCAGGGCTTAACAAGGTCGTAAAGTAATTTTACCTAGTTAATGTTCAGATTGAAATGCAGACTTTTTGTTACTTAGTTTCAagtagttttaaataaaacGTATTATTTGGAAGTAAAATGACCATTGTTCTTGACTCCTTCAAAGGCAACACAAGCATTGGTAGGACAGCTGCGCAAACTGGGTGTTCTCTAAAccctctcttttcttcatctgtttctctGCACAGGGCGTTTTGTGTAATAGAATGGGAGAGGTTATACAGCTGTGTTCTTTTTGAGGCTTTTTGCTTCAGAGATAAGGGCTGGCATCAGGTTTATAAAAAGTAGTCTGTCCACGGTGAGCTTTGGCCCCTTGAGGGCCTGGTGCCTGAATGTGTGTTCTTAAAAGTGTTTGTAGCAGCAAACAGTTCCTCACTGGTGTAACTTCGTGTCCTTGCAGGTCCTACTGCCCTTCTGGCACATGGGATAGGGTTTGGAAGCAGAGTCACAACACATCCTTTGGCCAAAGATAAAATGATGAATGGAGGTATGTAATAACTTTCGTAAGTTTCTCTCTAAACCCTTCTCggaattttttggttttggctgaaCCCTtgatttaaagaaaggaaaatggcttttgtATCTTATTTTGTGTCTCTGAATTTCCTTAATGCTTTCCAGAATGTAATCAAAATTCAACTGAATACGCTAAGACTGTATTTCTAAGTCTGTTTAACCTGAAAATACAGGGCCCCATTAATGTTCTCATCCTTGGGGAAGATACGCTGCTGCTGTCATACTAGGagcattttttcccttatcCTCTTGAGGCTGAGCCATCTCTTGCCCTTTTGGTTCTTTGCCTCAGTGTTCCCAACAGCAAACCTCAGCAGCACCTTTCCTGCTCTCTCATGAGTAGTGCTTTGGTGCTGTGAGCAGCTGATGGGTCTACACTTCTTTCTCATAACTAAAGGAAGTGGTGGTGAAGCACTATTAAGAAGTCATTCTGTGAACGTTAACGAGCTTGAAGGTGAGCAGGAGATGGCAGGGTTCCTCCAGTTTCCTCTGcatgcatttggaaaaaagaaagttgtgaACAGCTACACAAAAGCAGTCTGACTTCCAAAAGTAACCCCACGGGAACTGACAGGCACAGCGAGCGCTTCTTGATGAGCTTGTAGAATCAGAGGTGCATTCCCATACCATGCGAATAAGCTGCCAGAGCTCCCTGCGGGCCCTTTTCCTCCCCGAGGACTGCAGGTAGTGATGAGCTGCTTGGTTCCGGGGGGCAGGGGTGCAGCGCCCGAGGCAGGCTGGGCCCGCACAGGTGGCTGAGGTGCCTTCTGTGGAGCACGGACGCTGTCGGTGGGGAGCCACCGCTCCTCAGCTGCTGTAGCCTGCGGGCAGCAGGCGGCGGCGTCCTGCGGCAGGCAGGTCTATGCTCTGCGGCAGCTGCGGGCACTGTGCTGGAGACTGACCCTCTTTCTGTTGTGTGTCCTCCCAAGCACACTACTGCTACTCCGAGAGCCGTGTGGAGAAAGATGGGAACATCCTCACCAGCCGTGGCCCTGGTACCAGCTTTGAATTTGGATTGGCCATTGTTGAAACACTGATGGGGAAGGAAGTGGCCGAACAGGTGAAGGCACCCCTAATACTGAAAGAGTGAAATCCTGGTGTGGGACAGGGAGTAGGACAATTTCGGATGGAGAGTCTTGTCCTTTGTAGAATAACTGTAAGATGCACTGttgtaaatacaatttaattGTGGGTGAAATTAGCAACGGTACTTGCCTAAACTGGGATACCTTAACAAACCAGTGGtctttatttctggaaaaagatCCTGTTAGCAAAAAGCTTCATCATgaaaaagcagccagcacctAATAATCTTAGTTAGCTCTTGGatggcatttaaaaatcatatggGAAGATGTTTGctgagtaaataaaaatgaagcaaccCTGCTTGTGTGTTGttgctttgtgtgttttctCCCAGCCCAGACCTGTTAAACCTTTTTACCACTATGGCTAGCAATGTACTATTGAAAACAACTGTCTAGAATCTCACACAGTTCTTCTGACGTGTGAGCTGAAATGAGaaggtggtcaagcactggaacaagctccctagggaagtggtcatggcccCAAGCCTGTTGGTGTTAAAGAAGCGTTTGGGCAACGCTCTTAGATACATGGTTTAACTTTTAGGTTGCCCTGTGCAGAGTCaggagttggacttgatgatgCTCGTGGGTCTCTTCCAACTCaagatattctgtgattctatgaaatagaTTATTAAGTTGTAACTTAGAATTTGTTAAAACAATATTTAGTTTCCTGTATGCAAATAAGGCCAATTACTAGTATTGATTCTAAGACAGCATGGAACTAAATTAAAAGCGGGAATATTCTTACCTTGTCAAGCACCCTAGAGTTCCTATAGCTAGCAGGTTGTCCATGATACTATTGGAATTTGTCTTCTACATTAAATGATTGCAGATCCATTGAGCTATTCAGGCAGCTAATAATCGGCATAAAGCAGGAAGTTTGGACTTGGTAGCTTACCACCAGTAGCAGTGCTTGTTTCTGCTTACTGTAAATCAGAACTTGATACAAGCCTGGCTTAAGTGAGCGTATGTCAGTTTAGAGGAGTTGCTGGACAGGTCTCTGGAGGAAGTAGTGGAGCTTCTTCCATGATAATTAAGAATTTGGGAtcaatttttgtctttgctaCCTGTCTTTTACCAAATAACTCTGCTGTTACCTGGCTCTGTCAGCAATCACTTACAAGATGGCAGCTCACTGGACTCTGAAGTTACCATAGCATCTGGAGACCTGGTTCTGCATACATCTGAAGTGTACAGTCTGAACTTTAGAAAATGACTGCATAGGTGCCTTCATGATGATTGCTTATTTTAATGGGAAACAAGTTCATTCTCAATTACTGCATTTTGGTAATGAAATACATAGGTACTTTTGCCAATTTAGAATTAAGAAATGTCTCTACACTGTTAGTATCTACTGGAAGAACTGCTTTAGCTGTATGCTCTGCCTCTAATTTGTTTAGGAaatcttccttctgtttctctagCTTTGAAATATGCTCAAGATATGCAAAAAGTTCTAATCTATGTAAGATTGGacatgtttgtttgttaaatCTGCACGTCTAGCTGGTATTGCCATGCAAATGTAAACCAAATGATGGAAAGATTCTTTGTCCTAGAATCTGGAATAATCACTTGTTTTGTAAATGAGCATGATTCAGAATACAGGAAAAGCTGTGCATTCCTGGGCTGTAGTACTGCTTTATAGCATTagaaggaaaagatttctgTGCTTGTATTATATTTAGGCTTCCAGAAATCTTGTAATATAAGGCATTAATGAAGCGGACAGAAATTtgattatacatttttattttttattctaagGCTGAGAGAGTTCAGTTTACAGATATGAGGTTTTTCAATGTGTACATTTGGGCTTTCCCACTCCTATTAAAGTAGGAATAGGAAAGCACTCAGTAAAATGAGCTTAGAGCCCATTAATGTATCTGGTTAACTTGCAGATTCTTTCACTGCATTCAGCAAAAAGGACCTGGTTAATGACCTGTGGTAATGCTGCTTGCATCACAGTTTCCTTCATAAAGCTGACCCTGTTCCCAACCTTTTACATTGCAGATGTCCAGCAAACCTGAATTTACATGGGTTCTCTGTTTCTGCCAAGGTGTCGTTAACTCAGTCTTTAAGTTAGGGGAGGTGTATGAACTAAGATTAGGCTAATTTGCCTCTTAGGGGAAGTGTTAAGAAGGAATTTGCTgatttgagggaaaaaaaattgccttccaatttgtgaaatgcttttttcctctctccttatCCAGTTCATACAGAGGTTCCCTAGCTGTTAGATATCTCTCTTCCTAAAATCCCCTTTATCTGCTGCTGAAAGATGAGTTGAGGTACTTTTCTTCTCGGTGTTTCATGAGCGCTAGAAACGTTGTGCCTTTTTATTATTGGCAAGCTTTAGTTTTAGAGCCTATGGTAATTGGATATTTGCTGCCACAGAACTTGGCTTAAAATGAAGAGAGTGCATCCACTCTTCTCTAGGTAGCATTTACCATGCTGTTCCCTGACAGTTGGAGGATTTGGGGGATGGATTGTTTTCCTGCTGAGAAGGTAGTCAGTTAGCATCTGCTGTATGCCTCGTATGCCTCTCAAgaactgtggtttttttctcttgattcTGGTTGTTGTGTAGGCTTGAATGCATAATTGAGAGTGAGCTCTTTTATTGACTTGAGAAGTATTATATGACTTAGGGACGGGAATGTACACAAGATGGCATAGATGCTAGTGTCAGCAGTGAATACTtgtaatgctgaaaaatattttccttcagaatgAAGGAGATTAtaaatgaagcagcagctctgaaccagaagaaacaaagaaccTGCAGAGACTGAGTAGTCTGGTTTTGCTGCAGTTCTTTGGCaagtttctttccaaaaagggaaagcaaagtaCACAGGTGCAAATCCTAATCCAGGAATATGTCCCTCTGAGCAACAGAGAAAGGATGCTCTtctagagagagagaggcattACTTTTGAAATAGGTGGAGACAAACGCAACCATAACGGATGCAAAACAGCCTGCACACTAGTACTTACAGCTGTAAAAGTACACAGGGGAATATGCTTCATCCAGTAATTACAAGCCTTGGACGGCTTGCTAGCCATTTTGAATATGCATACTACTTGGTATGACCTAA harbors:
- the PARK7 gene encoding Parkinson disease protein 7 — its product is MASKRALVILAKGAEEMETVIPTDVMRRAGIKVTVAGLTGKEPVQCSRDVFICPDASLEDARKEGPYDVVVLPGGNLGAQNLSESPAVRDILKDQESRKGLIAAICAGPTALLAHGIGFGSRVTTHPLAKDKMMNGAHYCYSESRVEKDGNILTSRGPGTSFEFGLAIVETLMGKEVAEQVKAPLILKE